From the Lathyrus oleraceus cultivar Zhongwan6 chromosome 4, CAAS_Psat_ZW6_1.0, whole genome shotgun sequence genome, one window contains:
- the LOC127073892 gene encoding uncharacterized protein LOC127073892 — translation MGNCQAIDTATLVIQQPNGKEERLYWPVSASEVMKTNPNHYVALLISTTLCTSKDRENCSNKTHNNNNNNNNNPVRITRIKLLKPTDTLMLGQVYRLISTQEVTKGMWAKKQAKMKRSSSESSQKSNQVKERIDKEAERSQPPENNKERKSERHESRTKGSSNGGNHNKSRTWQPSLQSITESSS, via the exons ATGGGAAATTGCCAAGCTATTGATACAGCAACTCTTGTAATACAACAACCAAATGGAAAAGAAGAAAGATTATATTGGCCAGTAAGTGCTAGTGAAGTCATGAAAACAAACCCTAATCACTATGTTGCTCTTCTTATCTCCACAACATTATGCACTTCAAAAGATAGAGAAAATTGTTCAAATAAGActcacaacaacaacaacaacaacaacaacaaccctGTTCGTATTACACGTATCAAGCTTCTTAAACCAACAGATACACTTATGCTTGGTCAAGTTTATAGACTCATCTCAACTCAAG AAGTTACAAAGGGTATGTGGGCAAAGAAACAAGCAAAAATGAAGAGAAGCTCATCAGAATCATCTCAAAAATCAAATCAGGTTAAGGAAAGAATTGACAAAGAAGCTGAAAGGTCTCAACCACCCGAAAACAATAAG GAAAGGAAATCTGAAAGACATGAGTCAAGGACAAAAGGATCAAGTAATGGTGGAAATCATAACAAGTCAAGAACATGGCAACCCTCTTTACAAAGCATCACTGAATCTTCCAGCTGA